The following coding sequences lie in one Periophthalmus magnuspinnatus isolate fPerMag1 chromosome 24, fPerMag1.2.pri, whole genome shotgun sequence genomic window:
- the xrn2 gene encoding 5'-3' exoribonuclease 2 has translation MGVPAFFRWLSRKYPSIIVHCVEEKGKEFNGVRIPVDTTRPNPNEVEFDNLYLDMNGIIHPCTHPEDKPAPKNEDEMMVAIFEYIDRLFNIVRPRRVLYMAIDGVAPRAKMNQQRSRRFRASKEGVELAEEKSRMREEVIQRGGYLPPEEIKERFDSNCITPGTEFMDNLARCLRYYVADRLSNDPGWKNVTVFLSDASVPGEGEHKIMDFIRRQRAQPNHDPNTHHCLCGADADLIMLGLATHEPNFTIIREEFKPNKPRPCALCGQMGHELKECTGTAREKQGQHDEFADSMPVSEQEFIFIRLSVLREYLSRELTMASLPFPFDFERSVDDWVFMCFFVGNDFLPHLPSLEIREGAIDRLVNIYKDVVHKTGGYLTENGFVNLERVELIMQAVGVAEDNIFRKRKEDDESFKRRMKEKKKRMRVEQQRPAYLTSGQFAPQALGRGGRPEPVQNARNQAFNMRVQAMEHHNRDAAQSLKAMMRNGGNSSAGPSAEHRGMKRKAEDSDSEPEPEDNVRLWEEGWKQRYYKTKFDVDATDDEFRKKVVQSYVEGLCWVLQYYYQGCASWKWYFPFHYAPFASDFKDIKDMFKEFEKETKPFKPLEQLMGVFPAASGNFLPPTWRSLMTSPDSSIIDFYPDDFAIDLNGKKYAWQGVALLPFVDERRLRAALSDVYPDLTQEEVKRNSLGSDILFLGKSHPLFDFIHELYRTETTSPTDIPPELCHGILGKLTLDEDPILPEKVVESPIPTLRDITQNFAIGVKFRDPEFSVGHVFKAVMLPGAKIPGKVLKPEDWDQSGRQPWRPQLGFNPNRQQAHLGQSGHRALNHSLGRGGGQYSNTPPPGSYQNYRGPQQHYPPPRQNSLLGAPPYQQQFHRPPYGGGAHGWDRANQNQHNAFQQNSHRGRSQGGYQQQQQYNQPRYNQYNQHQRGGGG, from the exons ATGGGAGTCCCAGCGTTTTTCCGATGGCTCAGCCGAAAGTACCCGTCCATCATCGTGCACTGTGTGGAGGAGAAG GGAAAGGAATTCAATGGCGTGCGTATTCCTGTGGACACGACTCGACCAAACCCAAATGAGGTGGAGTTTGATAACCTGTATCTGGACATGAATGGCATCATCCATCCCTGTACACACCCGGAGGACAA ACCGGCCCCAAAAAATGAAGATGAGATGATGGTGGCCATTTTTGAGTACATCGACCGTTTGTTTAACATTGTGCGACCCAGACGAGTGCTCTACATGGCCATCGATGGAGTG GCCCCGCGAGCCAAGATGAACCAACAGAGGTCCAGAAGGTTCCGAGCATCCAAAGAGGGAGTGGAGCTGGCTGAAGAGAAGAGCCGCATGAGGGAGGAGGTCATCCAGAGAG GAGGTTATCTTCCTCCAGAGGAAATCAAGGAGCGCTTCGACAGTAACTGCATCACTCCA ggCACAGAGTTCATGGATAACTTGGCTCGTTGTCTGCGTTATTACGTCGCTGATCGCCTCAGCAACGACCCGGGCTGGAAGAATGTCACG GTGTTCCTCTCAGACGCCAGTGTTCCAGGTGAAGGAGAGCACAAGATCATGGACTTCATCCGCAGACAGAGAG CCCAGCCCAACCATGACCCCAACACTCAccactgtctgtgtggagcTGATG CGGATCTTATCATGCTGGGATTGGCCACTCACGAGCCAAACTTCACAATCATCAGAGAAGAGTTCAAACCCAACAAGCCACGCCCCTGCGCCCTCTGCGGGCAGATGGGCCACGAGCTCAAGGAGTGCACAGGAACAGCGAGAGAGAAGCAGGGACAG caCGATGAGTTCGCCGACTCAATGCCCGTGTCCGAGCAGGAGTTCATCTTCATCCGCCTCAGCGTCCTCAGAGAG TACCTGTCCCGGGAGCTGACCATGGCGAGCCTGCCGTTCCCCTTTGACTTTGAGCGCAGTGTGGACGACTGGGTCTTTATGTGCTTCTTTGTGGGAAACGACTTCCTGCCTCATCTGCCCTCTCTCGAGATCAG AGAGGGTGCTATCGACCGGCTGGTGAATATCTATAAAGACGTGGTGCACAAAACTGGG GGGTACCTGACGGAGAACGGCTTTGTGAACCTGGAGCGGGTGGAGCTCATTATGCAGGCGGTGGGCGTAGCCGAGGACAACATCTTCAGGAAGCGCAAAGAGGACGAT GAAAGCTTCAAGAGAcgaatgaaggaaaaaaagaaaaggatgaGG GTAGAGCAGCAGCGTCCAGCGTACCTCACCTCAGGGCAGTTTGCGCCTCAGGCTCTGGGTCGAGGAGGGCGACCGGAGCCTGTCCAAAATGCCCGAAATCAGGCCTTCAACATGAGGGTGCAGGCCATGGAGCATCACAACCGG gATGCTGCACAGTCACTAAAGGCCATGATGAGAAATGGAGGAAAT TCGTCGGCTGGTCCGTCTGCAGAGCACCGAGGAATGAAGAGGAAAGCAGAGGACAGTGACAGTGAACCGGAGCCCGAAGACAACGTCCG GCTGTGGGAAGAGGGCTGGAAGCAGAGATATTACAAGACCAAGTTTGACGTTGACGCGACCGATGATGAGTTCAGGAAAAAAGTGGTTCAGTCATATGTGGAGGGGCTCTGCTGGGTCCTGCAATACTACTACCAG GGTTGTGCATCGTGGAAGTGGTATTTCCCATTTCACTATGCTCCGTTCGCCTCCGACTTCAAAGACATTAAAGACATGTTCAAGGAGTTTGAGAAGGAGACCAAACCA TTTAAGCCTCTGGAGCAGCTGATGGGAGTGTTTCCTGCGGCCAGTGGGAACTTCCTGCCCCCAACATGGAGGAGCCTCATGACCAGCCCG GACTCCTCCATCATAGACTTTTACCCCGACGACTTTGCCATTGACCTGAACGGGAAGAAATACGCCTGGCAAG GTGTGGCATTGCTGCCGTTTGTGGACGAGCGGAGACTCAGAGCGGCTCTATCAGATGTTTATCCAGACCTGACCCAAGAGGAAG TAAAAAGGAACAGTTTGGGAAGTGACATTTTGTTCCTTGGAAAGTCTCACCCACTTTTTGACTTCATCCACGAACTGTACCGCACGGAGACCACATcg CCCACAGATATCCCTCCTGAGCTGTGCCACGGGATCTTGGGGAAACTCACTCTGGACGAAGACCCCATTCTCCCAGAAAA GGTGGTGGAATCTCCGATCCCGACGCTCAGAGACATCACACAGAACTTTGCCATCGg ggtgAAGTTCAGAGACCCAGAGTTCTCTGTTGGACACGTGTTTAAGGCTGTGATGCTCCCGGGGGCAAA GATCCCCGGTAAAGTGTTGAAGCCGGAGGACTGGGACCAAAGCGGCCGACAGCCCTGGAGACCACAGCTCGGGTTCAACCCCAACAGACAACAGGCTCACCTCGGCCAATCAGGGCACAGAGCGCTCAA TCACTCTCTGGGCCGAGGCGGGGGTCAGTACAGCAATACGCCCCCTCCAGGAAGCTACCAGAACTACAGAGGTCCACAGCAGCACTATCCAC CTCCTCGTCAGAACAGTTTGTTGGGGGCCCCTCCATACCAACAACAGTTTCACAG GCCGCCATATGGAGGAGGGGCTCATGGCTGGGACCGGGCTAATCAGAACCAGCACAACGCATTCCAACAGAActcccacagggggcgctctcaggGAGGATaccagcaacagcagcagtacaACCAGCCCAGATACAACCAATACAACCAGCAccagagaggaggtggagga
- the LOC117393174 gene encoding homeobox protein Nkx-2.4-like: MSFSPKHSTPFSVSDILSPMEDSYRRFGGVEPGAGGTGPGQGAYRAQVPQPGLQTQQQQQPPHLHHHHHHHHHHHLPQHLPQHLPQHMPQHMPQHLQHLPGPGSGSDPAASSAAAPSFHLSPGMSRLSPGVGQLSAGELQYPDPRSGTAWYSPEPRYPPISRLMGPSAAVPVPGMVHLSGMDGSGKAAVMALHGAPRRKRRVLFSQAQVHELERRFKQQRYLSAPEREHLAGLIHLTPNQVKIWFQNHRYKLKRAAKDKGGAQDSDPPSDLALQLKKTPVPSAPGRTSAQQHQHVHLSTEELEDMSPSPPLHGHMTHTEASLIETYNNVIGSSLLYGRTW, encoded by the exons ATGTCCTTCAGCCCAAAACATTCCACTCCCTTCTCGGTCTCAGACATCCTCAGCCCCATGGAGGACAGCTACCGGCGCTTCGGAGGAGTGGAGCCCGGCGCAGGGGGCACCGGGCCGGGGCAGGGCGCGTACAGGGCTCAGGTCCCGCAGCCCGGGCTACAaactcagcagcagcagcagccgccTCACctccaccatcaccaccaccaccaccaccatcaccacctgCCCCAGCACTTGCCCCAGCACTTGCCCCAGCACATGCCCCAGCACATGCCCCAACACCTGCAGCACCTACCCGGGCCTGGCTCCGGCTCTGACCCCGCGGCCTCGTCTGCAGCGGCTCCGAGCTTCCACCTGTCCCCGGGTATGAGCCGCCTGTCCCCGGGCGTGGGGCAGTTGTCTGCGGGGGAGCTGCAGTACCCGGACCCGAGGAGTGGAACGGCCTGGTACAGCCCCGAGCCTCGATACCCCCCAA TCTCCAGGCTCATGGGCCCCTCCGCCGCCGTGCCTGTACCGGGGATGGTGCACCTGTCCGGGATGGACGGCTCCGGAAAGGCCGCGGTCATGGCTCTGCATGGGGCCCCGAGACGAAAGCGGCGCGTGCTCTTCTCGCAGGCGCAGGTGCACGAGCTGGAGCGGCGCTTCAAACAGCAGAGGTACCTGTCTGCCCCGGAACGCGAGCACCTGGCGGGACTCATCCACCTGACCCCGAACCAGGTCAAAATCTGGTTCCAGAACCATCGTTACAAACTGAAGCGGGCGGCGAAGGACAAGGGCGGCGCGCAGGACTCGGACCCGCCCTCGGACCTCGCGCTCCAACTCAAAAAGACTCCCGTCCCTTCGGCTCCTGGACGCACGAGTGCGCAACAGCATCAACACGTGCACCTGTCCACAGAGGAGCTCGAGGACATGTCCCCGAGCCCGCCGCTGCACGGGCACATGACGCACACGGAAGCTTCGCTGATCGAAACTTACAACAACGTTATCGGGTCCAGTTTACTGTACGGGAGGACCTGGTAG